In Littorina saxatilis isolate snail1 linkage group LG8, US_GU_Lsax_2.0, whole genome shotgun sequence, a single genomic region encodes these proteins:
- the LOC138973808 gene encoding retinoblastoma-binding protein 5 homolog isoform X2 — translation MNLELLESFGQNYPEDFDGTLDCVSIAVTCAFNRQGTLFAVGCNDGRIVMWDFLTRGIAKVINAHVHPVCSLSWNRNGRKLLSAATDNTVSVWDVLSGDNEKIFRFPSPVMKVQFHPRDSNLFLVCPLKHAAVLMHVQGSHRVIPLDDNDLNIIAAFDRRGKYVYTGNAKGRILAFKTDDLELAASFRVTTGTLNTTAIKSIEFARRGECFLVNSADRIIRVYESREVLTCGKDGEPEPIQKLQDLVNKTLWKKCCFSGDGEFIVAGSARQHSLYIWEKSVGNLVKILHGTKGELLLDVVWHPVRPIIASISSGLVSIWAQNQVENWSAFAPDFKELEENVEYDERESEFDLDDEDKEKVDVKGPDEEDLEVDVVTEEPIQAFMSSDEEGEDKEALMFLPVSPDIEEPEEAWQGEGPAPEDGAAPPPPVERKRSHGSTDSTSTKKKRVKPVEVTLPDAPTDEVHPLLTAGAKKNPDSKSQPRKTRPQKSRSTRPEKRHRDRDSLDSQPS, via the exons ATGAATCTCGAACTTTTAG AATCATTTGGACAAAACTATCCTGAG GACTTTGATGGGACGTTGGACTGTGTGAGCATTGCCGTCACCTGTGCCTTCAACCGTCAGGGGACGCTGTTCGCTGTCGGCTGCAATGATGGCAGGATTGTCATGTGGGATTTCCTGACCCGCGGCATTGCCAAGGTCATCAATGCTCACGTACATCCTGTGTGCTCTCTCAG CTGGAATCGCAATGGTCGCAAGCTGCTGAGTGCGGCGACAGATAACACAGTGTCAGTGTGGGACGTGCTGTCCGGAGACAATGAAAAGATCTTCCGCTTCCCGTCCCCCGTGATGAAAGTACAGTTCCATCCCAGAGACAG TAACCTGTTCCTGGTGTGTCCGCTGAAGCACGCTGCAGTGTTGATGCATGTGCAGGGCTCCCACAGAGTTATTCCCCTTGACGAT AACGACCTTAACATCATCGCTGCCTTTGACAGACGAGGAAAATATGTCTACACAGGCAACGCCAAAGGCAGG ATCCTTGCTTTCAAGACAGACGACCTTGAGCTGGCAGCGTCATTTCGTGTGACGACCGGTACACTCAACACTACAGCAATCAAATCTATAGAATTCGCACGTCGTGGCGA ATGTTTCCTGGTGAACTCAGCCGACAGAATTATCCGTGTGTACGAGAGTCGAGAAGTTTTGACCTGTGGCAAAGACGGAGAACCAGAACCTATCCAAAAACTGCAGGATCTAGTCAACAA aacACTGTGGAAGAAGTGCTGTTTCTCGGGGGACGGAGAGTTCATAGTGGCGGGGTCAGCACGACAACACTCGCTCTACATCTGGGAAAAGTCGGTTGGCAACCTGGTCAAGATTCTCCATGGAACCAAGGGAGAGCTTCTCCTGGATGTGGTG TGGCACCCTGTCAGACCCATCATAGCATCAATATCCAGTGGCCTGGTGTCTATATGGGCACAGAACcaagtg GAGAACTGGAGCGCCTTCGCCCCCGACTTCAAGGAGCTGGAGGAGAATGTGGAGTACGACGAGCGAGAGTCGGAGTTTGACCTTGACGACGAGGACAAGGAGAAGGTGGACGTCAAGGGGCCGGATGAAGAGGACCTGGAGGTGGACGTCGTCACGGAGGAACCCATCCAGGCCTTCATGAGCAG TGACGAGGAGGGAGAGGACAAGGAGGCGCTGATGTTCCTGCCCGTGTCGCCCGACATTGAGGAACCCGAGGAGGCCTGGCAAGGGGAGGGCCCT GCACCGGAAGACGGCGCGGCACCGCCCCCACCGGTGGAGAGAAAGCGCAGTCACGGCAGTACAGACTCGACGTCCACCAAGAAGAAGCGAGTGAAACCCGTTGAAGTCACACTGCCTGATGCCCCCACTGATG aGGTGCACCCCCTGCTGACAGCCGGTGCAAAGAAAAACCCGGACAGCAAGAGTCAGCCACGCAAGACACGACCACAGAAGTCACGCTCCACACGCCCCGAGAAACGACACAGAGATCGAG ATTCTTTGGACAGTCAGCCGTCCTAA
- the LOC138973808 gene encoding retinoblastoma-binding protein 5 homolog isoform X1, producing MNLELLESFGQNYPEDFDGTLDCVSIAVTCAFNRQGTLFAVGCNDGRIVMWDFLTRGIAKVINAHVHPVCSLSWNRNGRKLLSAATDNTVSVWDVLSGDNEKIFRFPSPVMKVQFHPRDSNLFLVCPLKHAAVLMHVQGSHRVIPLDDNDLNIIAAFDRRGKYVYTGNAKGRILAFKTDDLELAASFRVTTGTLNTTAIKSIEFARRGECFLVNSADRIIRVYESREVLTCGKDGEPEPIQKLQDLVNKTLWKKCCFSGDGEFIVAGSARQHSLYIWEKSVGNLVKILHGTKGELLLDVVWHPVRPIIASISSGLVSIWAQNQVENWSAFAPDFKELEENVEYDERESEFDLDDEDKEKVDVKGPDEEDLEVDVVTEEPIQAFMSSDEEGEDKEALMFLPVSPDIEEPEEAWQGEGPTRVGGLSAPSIVKAPEDGAAPPPPVERKRSHGSTDSTSTKKKRVKPVEVTLPDAPTDEVHPLLTAGAKKNPDSKSQPRKTRPQKSRSTRPEKRHRDRDSLDSQPS from the exons ATGAATCTCGAACTTTTAG AATCATTTGGACAAAACTATCCTGAG GACTTTGATGGGACGTTGGACTGTGTGAGCATTGCCGTCACCTGTGCCTTCAACCGTCAGGGGACGCTGTTCGCTGTCGGCTGCAATGATGGCAGGATTGTCATGTGGGATTTCCTGACCCGCGGCATTGCCAAGGTCATCAATGCTCACGTACATCCTGTGTGCTCTCTCAG CTGGAATCGCAATGGTCGCAAGCTGCTGAGTGCGGCGACAGATAACACAGTGTCAGTGTGGGACGTGCTGTCCGGAGACAATGAAAAGATCTTCCGCTTCCCGTCCCCCGTGATGAAAGTACAGTTCCATCCCAGAGACAG TAACCTGTTCCTGGTGTGTCCGCTGAAGCACGCTGCAGTGTTGATGCATGTGCAGGGCTCCCACAGAGTTATTCCCCTTGACGAT AACGACCTTAACATCATCGCTGCCTTTGACAGACGAGGAAAATATGTCTACACAGGCAACGCCAAAGGCAGG ATCCTTGCTTTCAAGACAGACGACCTTGAGCTGGCAGCGTCATTTCGTGTGACGACCGGTACACTCAACACTACAGCAATCAAATCTATAGAATTCGCACGTCGTGGCGA ATGTTTCCTGGTGAACTCAGCCGACAGAATTATCCGTGTGTACGAGAGTCGAGAAGTTTTGACCTGTGGCAAAGACGGAGAACCAGAACCTATCCAAAAACTGCAGGATCTAGTCAACAA aacACTGTGGAAGAAGTGCTGTTTCTCGGGGGACGGAGAGTTCATAGTGGCGGGGTCAGCACGACAACACTCGCTCTACATCTGGGAAAAGTCGGTTGGCAACCTGGTCAAGATTCTCCATGGAACCAAGGGAGAGCTTCTCCTGGATGTGGTG TGGCACCCTGTCAGACCCATCATAGCATCAATATCCAGTGGCCTGGTGTCTATATGGGCACAGAACcaagtg GAGAACTGGAGCGCCTTCGCCCCCGACTTCAAGGAGCTGGAGGAGAATGTGGAGTACGACGAGCGAGAGTCGGAGTTTGACCTTGACGACGAGGACAAGGAGAAGGTGGACGTCAAGGGGCCGGATGAAGAGGACCTGGAGGTGGACGTCGTCACGGAGGAACCCATCCAGGCCTTCATGAGCAG TGACGAGGAGGGAGAGGACAAGGAGGCGCTGATGTTCCTGCCCGTGTCGCCCGACATTGAGGAACCCGAGGAGGCCTGGCAAGGGGAGGGCCCT ACAAGGGTTGGTGGGCTTAGCGCTCCGTCAATTGTAAAG GCACCGGAAGACGGCGCGGCACCGCCCCCACCGGTGGAGAGAAAGCGCAGTCACGGCAGTACAGACTCGACGTCCACCAAGAAGAAGCGAGTGAAACCCGTTGAAGTCACACTGCCTGATGCCCCCACTGATG aGGTGCACCCCCTGCTGACAGCCGGTGCAAAGAAAAACCCGGACAGCAAGAGTCAGCCACGCAAGACACGACCACAGAAGTCACGCTCCACACGCCCCGAGAAACGACACAGAGATCGAG ATTCTTTGGACAGTCAGCCGTCCTAA